The DNA sequence ggagggtcggccgaggcagggggcgacggaccgcggaTGAGCCGACCTCGAGCGACATGGAGAATAAGGCCTCGCATGAGATGGAGATctggctccttgccgaggcctcgggcgagaggcctcgcgcgatacggagaacgcgcctcctgccgaggccttccgtggagagcctcgggcgaggtggagacggcgttccctgccaaggccttccctggggagccttgcACGAGGCAGAGTTTGCATCAGGGTGCCGAGACCTCctactcgaggctcgaggcggggagggggaggacccagtgggctcagtcgtggcgggtgagggtcccacgacttaccttctagcttttattattttttcaaatgggactttagcgacccatttgatgtttcacttggggtaccccattcttaGGTACTCGacacttaggttgttttttctctggctcgacctcatTACATTTTCTgcagtgcagagtcagaggcggagttcacctgggccaccgaggcttccagcgtggtGCAGACAGTGCTCGATACCGAGATCAAGGAGCACGAGGTGCTAAAACATGCCGCCCTTtccacctgcgaggccttggaggtcgagggggttcagtcaggcaactcccttgggagccgcttgattgcgctgagcagccagatgcatgAGCGGcttcgaggggcgctgcacacgggtgtcaagcgggcgatggctatcatctcctctcactaccttagcatcgacctcctggccatcagtgatggctatgttctgcctaatgatgacgaggaggtcgacacggcggtcgcgaagctgatggaggcggcggaaggccctggcacggcgctggtgacgctcttcgaagaggaggtggtcccccCTACCATCtaccggtgctgaaggccctgagccttgacctgggccccgagggctatgtaaagatagaataggggttatttatgtatcataacatttgtggccatcgaggcctttatttctgaagtatttgtgtttcttagttgtttttctcatatttctgagcctttgccctctgttgcttctgatcagatttcgtttgcgaagcgcccctttggggcctaagccgttccttgagcgagaggtagtgagggaatGCCGTAGCCTGGGGGCATAGGCCGTCTCGCAACTCTactggcctcttgcttaggaaactaACCTTGGTTCGAGGAGTCtttacaaatgattcgtcagagcctgctagagtcttggcgtaggaatttttgtgaaaagCAACTAAAGAATGAtgcatgggacctagggggagtcccccatctagcccccgagggaggcttggttctgctgagGCAGAGTCGAGTCTCCCTTGTCATGTTTATTAtactgccgagacctacggtGGGCTCGGGGGCTTTCTCAAAAAATAAGACCAAGTAAAGAACGCTTtctaattgtatttcgagaaacgacatatacaatgcttggaaattcagggataaaagcgacatagctgttctatgttccaagcgttggtgaagattttgcccttttcgttggccagcttgtaggtcccgggcttcagtacttgggcgatgatgtacggtccttcccatggcggggtcagcttgtggcgacccttgttgctctgtgctagcctcaacactaggtcgcctaccttcaggtctcggcctcggacgcgtcgggcctgatagcgccgcaggctctgctaatacttggccgagtgtagtagcgcgacgtcttgggcttcctccagctaatcgagggcgtcctctcgggtggtgcggttgctttgttcgttataggcttgcagcctcggggaaccatattccaggtcggtggggaggatggcctcggccccatagactaggaagaaaggcgtgaatcccatggctcggcttggagtgttcctcaggctccagatgaccgacgggagttcggcgagccatttcttgccaaactttttcaaccagttgtgaatccttggcttgaggccttgtaggatcatgccgttggcacggtctacttggccgttggtccttgggtgtcctacggccgaccatgccacatggatgtggtggtcgtcgcaaaacgtcaggaactttttgccagtgaactgcgtcccgttgtcggtgatgatggtgttggggaccccaaacctatggataatgtcagtgaagaacagcaccgcctgctcagatttgatttgactgatcggacgagcctcgatccatttggagaacttgtcgattgataccagtagatgggtgtagcccccgggggcctttttgcagaggcccaaccatgtcgagcccccacacggcgaacggccttgtgatggggatggtttgcagggccagggccaggagatgcgtctaccgagcatagtactggcatccttcataggagcgtactagcttggtagcgtcagcgaccgccgtcggccaatagaacccttggcggaaagcgttccctatgagcgtccgaggcaccgcatggtgcccgcaggctcctacgtgtaagtcccaaagtagggcctggCCTGCCTCGGTACTGATAcaacgttggaggacacctgagggacttcgcctatacaattcatcattgtagagggcgtaggtttTGGCTCGGCGCGCGAGCCATCGCGCTTCGGTTCTatcgtcaggaagctccccccgatcaagccaatcgaggaacaggactcaccaatccatgtcctgatcagtctgcggaggcttGGCGTTGACTtgcatgacctcgggctcggtcgagggggtctcggcagcagagaggGCATCGGGCTTTGCTatgggttccacaggtgggccctcctctattgttgagatgcaaccgatggaaggtttgtggaggtctctagcgaagatgtTCAGGGGGACCGGGGctcatgccgaggccatctttgccagctcatcagcggcctcattgtactttcacacgacgtgatttagttcgagaccgtcgaacttgtcttctaggcatcgtactaccttgcagtaagcctccattttggggtcaaggcagtttgactccttcatcacttgatctatgacaaGCCGTGAGTCGCCTCAGACATCGAGGCGTCGTGCCCCAAGCTTGATGGtgacttgcaagccattgatgagggcctcgtattcggccacattgttggaggcggcgaagtgaagccgcaccatgtagcgcatgtgtactccgaggggcgaaatgaagagcaggcccatgcctgccctggtcttcatcagggatctgtcgaagtacagggtccagcactccgtctaaatttgagcaggtggcagttgggtatctgtccattcggccacgaaatcggccaagacctgagacttgatcgcttttcgagacacaaaggtcaaggtttcccccataagctcgacagcccacttggctatcctgcccgaggcctcccggttatgaactatctcgcccaaggggaaggatgataccacagtcactgggtgcgactcgaagtagtggcgcagtttgcgccgggccaggaccacggcgtagaccagcttctggatgtgggggtagcgtgctttggtctcggagagcacctcactgatgaaataaataggtcgttGAGTGGggagagtatgcccttcttcctgcctctctaccactacggcagcgctgaccacttgggtcgttgcggcaacataaagtaagagggcctcgtccacggccgggggtatcaggatgggaggattggtgagcagcctcttgaatctatcgagggcttcctcggcctcgggggtccaagaaaaacgctcggactttctcaagagtcggtacagaggcaagcctttttcgccgaggcgtgagataaagcagcttagggccgcaaggcatcccatgaccctttgCACTCCCTtaaggtctctgattggtcccatgctggttatggctgagaccttctctgggttggcttcaatgccgcgttccgagactatgaatcccaagagcatgcctcaggagaccccgaacacacacttttcgaggttgagcttgatgcccttctccctaaggcatttgaaggttatccttaagtcatcgacgagaccctcggccttcctggtcttgaccacgatgtcatctacgtaggcctcaacggtccgcccaatgttgtcgccaaagacctaggtcatgcatcgttggtacgtggcacctgtgtttttgaggccgaagggcattgtgacgtagcagtacatgccaaatggtgtgatgaaagaagtcatgagctggtcggactctttcatcttgatctgaaggtaaccagaatacgcatcgaggaaagatagggtctcgcaccctgcggtggagtcaacgatttgatcgattcaaggtaatgggaaggggacctttggacaggctttgttcaaaccagtgtagtctatacacattctccatttcctatttttcttcttgaccaacacggggttagccaaccactctgggtgggacacttccttgatgaacctggccgccaagagtttctatatctcctcatcgatggccctacgcttttcctcgtcgaagcggcgcaggcgttgtctcGCGGGTCTTGATctagcccggatgtccagggcatgctcggcgacctcccttggtatgcccggcatgtccgagggactacATGTGAATATGTCGACATTtgcgcggagaaagtcgacgagcacggcttcctatttgatgtcgagggaggcgctgatccttagcgctcggtcgtcggggcaggcaggGTCGActaggatgagtttgatggtctcCGTGGGCTCAAACGCCCCCGTGCGACACTTGGAGTCAggtacctcgccactgagttggtcgaggtgggcgatgagggtcttggcctccgcaagagcctcggcgtactcgatgcactcgacgtcgcagtcgtatgcatgttcgtacatggactcgatcgtgatgacaccactagggcctggcatcttgagcttgaggtaggtatagttgggcacaaccatgaacttggcgtagcacggccaccctagaatggcgtggtaggctcccccaaacccgatgacctcgaaggtgaggacttccttgcgatagttggagggggtgccgaagcagacaggaaggtcaatgcgtccgaggggtcacgtgtgcttccctggcacgatgccatggaagggtgtgacgtcgcctcggagcctcgaccggttgatctccaagagctccaaaatgttggcgtagaggatgttgaggccactgcctctgtccatcaatactttggagagtcgggtgttgccaatgatcgagtcgacgaccagtgggtattGCCCCGGATTCAGaatatggtcagggtggtcatctcgatcgaaggtgatcgcctcttgagaccagttgaggtactggggggtggccaccttgaccgagaagacctctcggcgttccctcttgcgctgccgcgccgtaaggcaggCCGAggacccaccgaagatcatgaaggcgttgtgtacctcgaggaacccatcgtccttgtcttcgtctcgaccgccggtgcccttctgcttggcgtcgtcgtcggggagcccgagcttggcgtagtaacgccgcagcatgctgcaatcctcgagagcgtgcttgaccgggccctagtggtaagggcagggtttcttaagcatgtcgtcgaagggcctagggcctttaaagcctcgggggttcttgcgttctgcggctgcgaccagatcagcctccaggacctcctgcttccccaggcgcccctttttctttctcttagggaggtgggaggctgaggcctcaggggcctcgtccctccgcttacccttggtgtcggtgtcagggaagatggctctgacagcctcttcacccgaggcgaagctggtggtgatgtcgagaagcgcggcagcagagcgcggcacattccgacctaactctcggaccaagtcccgacaagtggtgctggagaggaaagcttggacgatctccgaatcgccgacgctgggcaactcggtgcactgtttggagaagcgctggatgaagtctcggagagacttgtCCGGCTTTTGGCGATAGTTCTTAAGGTCCCAAGAGTTcccagggtgcacgtatgtgccctggaagttcccgatgaagatcctaaccaagtcgcgctagtcgtggatttgcgagggaggaaggtgctcgagctaggctcacgccgagtccgacaggagcaaggggagattgcggatgatgagcaggtcatcatctgcACCACCCAGCTGGCAggctaggcggtaatcggcaagccagagctctgggttggtctcgccgctgtacctcACGAGATTGGCCTTCTGCTGGAATCGGGCGAGGAAAGGAGCAgcacggatggccctgctaaagacccgagggcctggcggttcaggggaaggactgcggtcctccctgCTATTGTAGCGACCACCtcagtgtgggtggtagccccgagtgggcccctcgttgtcgtggcatcATCGCCTGCTGACTACCTCGTGATCTCCCTGCACCTCACATCGATTGCCGAGGCAGTCCAGAAGCACGGGAGccctgtgggctattggcgctcgatcgggctcgggacgagccgAGGCTTCCCTTTCTTGCCAAGGCGGTGCCGTGAGAAGGTTCAaggcgcccccgtgccgtcgggagatggaactcttggcctgctgaaccacggcggtctctaggagatcgcggagctcACCGCGGACCCGCACGCCCCTctatggtagaaggctcgggcattgtgcagaccagcattgccacagccgtgacattctggctagcgcgattgaagactaggggttgctcactcccttcgtcgtcgtggatgcggtgatgcacatcatgGGCCCTCCATCGGGCTCCCCTGCCTTCGTCGCGGCCTCGCTGctcttgttcgagagagtctcgaagctactgcagaaggagttggtcttgttcgaccttggcctggagctcacggagctgctctaggtctggacgctgaggtcgtgcaagagcgacgttctcattttgTGCGGTCGGCAGGGTGATGCGTGGGGGCATGGCGGCGCCCACCCCTGGGCGAAGCGGGGAGCAGCTACCTGctgcctcgtcctcttcgcctgcccttggcatcccgagcccgacgtggaaacactcgcgagtggatcgtaagtgccttcgtcgtcggagttggagtaaccaaagcagtagtcacttgcggccaagaactggcgcaaagccctagAGTCGTGGAGctcggagaaatccactccgggccatgcctcgtcctcatccaaagagtcggcgtgggtgcttaggtcgagaccgaagcgctggcagcgctctgagggatcctcatgagcggcagcgtatgcgtaggtgtaagaagcggcggcatttctcaacccaaaggggtatggggatggtgccgtcgccagattctgctccgccAGGGTTgcttcttcagggagtggtggagcggagcttgacgactgggcatcgccgcgagccaccggcgattttcctttgtccaagctcaggccaaacaggtccccagccagggaccccataccaatagctggtcgtaggatatcggcggggagtggcgtgccgccccgggttcgcgtagcgtcggggtggccttcctcgcgtcgtgcctggcgagcatggcgagagcggccgcccgggcgccgcctgcgcctaggctgccggtgcgtaacttcatcgttgGACGGTGGGgcttgaggagcgaggagtaccatgtcgtactcatgccctagagacatgaactctaggctcccgaaccaaatcacggtgccgagacgcaatggtcgtacggggtctgccatccggaacctgctgggatgacgaaactgacatgcagggcccctacctggcgcgccaactgtcggtgtttcagaccgggggggggggtcctcaaccgactagtgaatttgttctgcgtggtcccgatcccggatggtgatgcaaagagacacaatatttatactggttcaggcaattggcgccctacgtccagtctgagagatcgaacttgtattccttgcaccgaagtgctcgtagtagggggttacaagctaagggagagagggaactagtcccaggtctcggcaaggtgtcgtgtgggctgtctgagacgttgctctcaagcggctggaatgcgTGCGTGTGTATGTGTTACCAGATGTTctccccctctaagtggcccaagtcctctccttttatagttgaagggaggacaaggaccgtacatgtattactatgcaacgtcgtgccaataggggtggcacgtccgagccctgtggcctgttcatgtggtggcgtggtcgtcggtgtggtccatccttggagtactggggcggcgtggtcgtcccatcagatcctgtgcgtcgtggaaaccccgggaatgcctcggagtggacacGGCGGCGaatgtgcaagccactgtggacggactatgcgcgaggccgtgacttggtcggtgccgaggcttgtactgcggtgggggggtctcggcaggcacgaaccccaagatcgccgaggccctggtgtacagtgccgaggccttgagcgggcggccgatcatgggtacagcgtttggacacagtggccggtaatccccgtcgtaccctgtcccagctggtatggcgctgatcatggacacagtggtaggacacagtggccggtaatccccgccgtgccctgtcccggccggtatggcgctgatgcgacctcgggtcgcgtcggccatcctatggcgttgagccaccgtccggctgagattgcgggagtggttgaagcattaatgagacatgacacgctgtcgggagggtcggccgaggcggggggcgacggaccgcagacgagccagcctcgagcgacacggagaatgaggcctcgcgcgagacggagacccggctccttgccgaggcctcgggcgagaggcctcgcgcgatacggagaacgcgcctcctgccgaggccttccgtggagagcctcgggcgaggtggagacggcgttccctgccgaggccttccctggggagcctcgcacgaggcggagtttgcgtcagggtgccgagacctcctgctcgaggctcgaggcggggagggggaggacccagtgggctcggtcgtggcgggtgagggtcccacgacttaccttctagcttttattattttttttaaatgggactttagcgacccatttgatgtttcgcttggggtaccccattctaaggtacccgacaggtaGTCTGAAGATGCTCTTAGAGACCCTGATTTGACGGCAGCCTGGCTTGCAAGCTACCCCATGTCCATATTCGTCACCACCACTATTAGACTGGCCTACTTTCATGGTGACCTTCATTCAAAGATCATGCCAAATTTGCAAACAAAAAACACTAGCTTGAATCGCATGAAGCAACAAGAAGATTTCAGGTATGGATGAAGACACCTTGAAATCTCATCTTAATAGAGTTTTAGATGTCTCATTGGATCTTATGTCCAATCTCAATAGTGAGTTTTATTATTGCGCTAGTTTTCAGGAGTGCCACATCGGTTTTATAGGATTGGTTTGATGAATGAAATAGCATCTCTCAGTGCACACTTTAATCTCACAATTTCATATACTAGTCACAGTATTAAATTGTTACGTGATTTTATGATCAAATGTGCCATATAAATAATATAGCCACTGATAATACTATCTAAATTAAGGACTAGCATAGAAAATGTTAACCAAAATAGTTTACTTTACTTCAATGTTCGTGTGATAAACATGGGGGGCGCATAtgtaaaataaattacatatagtGCATGATAAACATGGGAGGCGTGGTGCACAATGAAGATGTGAGCCATATGAGAttagccaaaaaaaaaacattgggATGAAGCCGCAATCTGTCAATATAAGTTTCATTAGAGTTTAATTCACTAGGTTCATAGGATGAAACTCATTTTCCTCCTTTTAATTTTCATGTCACCtcattatttttgttgatgtggcGCTATAATAAATAAGTAGAAACATTGCTAAGACCGGCTTGATTATTGATGCATGATGCTACGTCTATATCTCCTTGTACTAAGCAAGAATAGACTTTAGAACAATATCCTAATTTAGCATTGGTCTCGGTATTTTTTGCCCCCGaaactaaaggaccctttagtcatggttggtaataccaaccgggactaaaggtccctgcccaacggtcgtccgcggggcagggatctttagtcctggctggtattaccaaccgggactaaaggtttacctttagtcccggttggtaagctTTTAgttccggtttgggtgatgccccgggaataaagattaatctttagtcctggtttggacccctaaccgggactaattatcgcggcctataattcagctcatttcttcctccccgagcccgagccattccgttcaaactcactgcctctgttcttcagcttgctgttgttcttgctctctccccctctattggtgttcctcttcgattttggaggtaacaaacttaatcctcttatgttttatcagtagcttatctcattttgcgatgtagatgcattttgagatgagaattagatgtaattatatgcgtgcgtgtatttatattagcagcttagaatacgtacataaaaacatattatatattaaacaaatacgtgtaactgaactgaaaacaaattaaacaaaagaaaaagaaaaagaaaaggaacctttagtcccagttggggttaccaaccgggactaaaggatacggccacgtttgctcggctggagggcctaccaaccgggactaaaggtccctctttagtcccggctcgatgacccggaacTAAAGATGGCACCTTTAGTcttgggatcgttgtcccggcgcggtaaccaggactaaaggccattaccacccgggacaacaagttcattctgtagtagtgaagtCTAGAAAAATGTTGCACTCGTTGGGTTGCTTTCAGTTGTTAGCTCTGTGTTTTGTTTTCTTGGTAACAACATTTAAGGTTGTGGTTTTCGTTGATTTGTTGTAGCGTCTAGTCTCAACTTTCTTTAATATAACTGGTTGAGATTGCAAGCAACGGTGACTCTAAATGAGTTACTCATCTATATTATAAAAATGCTTTTTTCACGGATAATTTTTCATTTAAAGATATCCTCGTTCCATCCGGCGACGGCGGCAGCGTGTGCTGGTCAAGGCCGGAACTGAGGTGCTGCGACTTGGTGGAAACATATAGTTAATATAAACTATTAGTCTTGTCTCTAGCGGCGCATGAGAATTATTTTCCATTTGTAAGAATCTATAATAGAAATAGTGCAATAGTTAATATAAATTGCAATTCGTACTTAAAGCACATAATGAAAATCAGTATTGAAATCAAGTCAACGTGTTCAGCTAGATATCTGTCTATCGATTCAATGTGataactttttgttttttctGAAACTGAAATTCAGAAGCAAAATAAATGAAAATATCAACTACATCCACTGCATAGCAGTACAATACTGTTATCAATATAAGAACTCAATGTCTCTCAAAAGAGCTATCTTGTCTTTACGAATTTCTACCAGCTGATTTCAAGTTTCAGGTTTTCAGTTTCCATGTATGAGTTTGTCTTTATAAAGtttcatatatatatgtactaTATGTCTCTGTTCTGGACCAAAAAATTTTATATTCTTGGATGTAATCCGGAGCTCACGTCCGCCTTGTTGCTCTGCAACCTTTATCTGGCTGCCCATTTCTCTCCAACAGGCAACGGGTGCTCCTTCagtcctccctctctctctcttctctatcTCCGGTCTCCACAAATCGAGTTTATTTTGGAAGAAGAAGACAGGAGGGGTAAGTCCCTACTGAAATTTATTGAAAACTAGGTAGcgtgctcgtgcgttgctacgggttaactaataatttatactaaaaacacacagatcgtatgataagataacaatactgttaaattaaataccaacgttaaagtgatatttaattcaaaaagcaaagtttatgaatttaacacagtcacggagtacGCGGCGTCGCATGCTCAtaaactctagagcttccagagattgggtcgTATCCAACCTAGAGCCTTGGAACCCTGCATCTTTTTCTGGATGGGtttcacttcggatgcgccggtagcaatatcaacgatctccggTCGAtagaccaagtcgtatggatccccatcCAAGGGCTAaaacatgtagattttgttctccttgtacttggatacatTTGTTCCACTAAAGCTTTCATTGAAATATTTAGACACGAACAATGTCTGATCACTAATGTCCCTTACCCTTGACCACTCCggcgtacggtcgtggaggttgcacttgtagatcgcgctgctATATGTGAAGCTATGTGTCTCGTGGAACATGCTCACCATGGCACGCACAATGTtcagctcaccgtttgattccaggtagctaCGGTGGCAGAGCCCCacaggtggcgacagcgatggcaaCAGCATCGTggttggagtagcgccggcgGCGTTGCTGCTACAGACagagatttctccagtgcagtcgatcgccaagaacttatcttggcagtggacgatggaccccacggagaactccagtttggtgtcaagcagcgtccatgcgctgtcgactccaacccaGTAGAACGCGACCTCCATgaagcacccaagcatggccatggccatacACTCGCGGTCGGCGGTGTCAGGCGGTGCCGAGAGCACGATCAcacggaagaacacgtccctcatgtcttgtagcttgatggctctgcctacGGTATCCGCGTCcccgtagccgttggtgggatggagggaCCCACCAGCCGTGGATCCTATACACGCGTTCCGATGAGGACGTCGCCGCGACATGTTCGTCTGTTGGCGGGAGCTCAACGCGAGGGCACGGGCAccggcgaatggattcagcagcgtcacggacACCGCCTCGTCCATTAGCGCTAGCCACCCACATGAGGAGCCACACGCCATCTTGCCGCGTacgtcgggcagcgtcttggacaagaccttcttctccggGACGTAGT is a window from the Miscanthus floridulus cultivar M001 unplaced genomic scaffold, ASM1932011v1 os_998, whole genome shotgun sequence genome containing:
- the LOC136535501 gene encoding putative F-box protein At5g55150, translating into DLLESIEQRLTSGHDVASFRSACSSWRAAVPFATFGPLLLLPFDSDRVGFYYVPEKKVLSKTLPDVRGKMACGSSCGWLALMDEAVSVTLLNPFAGARALALSSRQQTNMSRRRPHRNACIGSTAGGSLHPTNGYGDADTVGRAIKLQDMRDVFFRVIVLSAPPDTADRECMAMAMLGCFMEVAFYWVGVDSAWTLLDTKLEFSVGSIVHCQDKFLAIDCTGEISVCSSNAAGATPTTMLLPSLSPPVGLCHRSYLESNGELNIVRAMVSMFHETHSFTYSSAIYKCNLHDRTPEWSRVRDISDQTLFVSKYFNESFSGTNVSKYKENKIYMF